A DNA window from Corynebacterium ciconiae DSM 44920 contains the following coding sequences:
- a CDS encoding NUDIX domain-containing protein has protein sequence MSHEFTVEDSEILHEAPILALRRDTVSMPGGRSAKREIIEHFGAVAVVAMRKSGEIAMVRQYRHSVQQRLWELPAGLLDVADESALCCAQRELQEEAGLSAGRWELLTDVVSSPGFCEEAIRIFIARDLQEVPQPEAVDEEADMTLRWIAVDQAARAVMRGEIVNSIAVSGIMAAYYATENDTALRSVDTPFSLRPTRLAARRAAQWGEGDLKRV, from the coding sequence ATGAGCCACGAGTTCACCGTTGAAGATTCCGAGATCCTGCACGAGGCCCCCATTTTGGCGCTGCGCCGCGATACGGTGTCGATGCCGGGCGGGAGATCTGCCAAGCGGGAGATCATCGAGCACTTCGGGGCGGTGGCTGTGGTGGCGATGCGCAAGTCTGGTGAGATCGCGATGGTGCGGCAGTATCGCCACTCCGTGCAGCAGCGGTTGTGGGAGTTGCCGGCGGGGTTGCTCGATGTGGCGGATGAGTCTGCGTTGTGTTGTGCCCAGCGGGAGCTGCAGGAAGAAGCCGGTCTGAGCGCTGGCCGGTGGGAGCTTCTCACCGATGTGGTGTCCTCGCCCGGCTTTTGCGAGGAGGCAATCCGGATTTTTATCGCCCGCGATCTGCAGGAGGTGCCCCAGCCCGAAGCGGTGGATGAGGAGGCCGATATGACGCTGCGGTGGATAGCCGTGGACCAGGCCGCCCGGGCGGTGATGCGGGGTGAGATCGTTAACTCGATCGCGGTTTCCGGAATTATGGCGGCCTACTACGCAACAGAGAACGATACTGCGTTGCGTAGTGTCGATACCCCCTTTAGCTTGCGCCCGACTCGCCTAGCTGCGCGACGGGCTGCGCAGTGGGGTGAAGGGGACCTCAAGAGGGTGTAG
- a CDS encoding adenosylmethionine--8-amino-7-oxononanoate transaminase: protein MRSSQELLEFDRRHIWHPYGPMPASVQSRLVTQAEGVYLQLADGAEVIDGMSSWWAACHGHRHPALVAAAQRQIETMPHVMFGGLTHAPAINVANSLVELAPDGLDKVFFADSGSVSVEVAIKMALQYQRGQGHPERTGLLTWRSGYHGDTFGAMSVCDPEGGMHALWHGVLATQRFAPAPPVRDCEPEETQRYLEEMERNIDATTAAIIIEPVVQGAGGMRFHDPALVAGIRELCDRHDLVFIADEIATGFGRTGELFATSGAGVTPDIMCVGKALTGGFMTLAAAMTTEKVAAAISSPAGGGALMHGPTFMANPLACAVAHASVELIASRYWCDTVPRIEAELTTGLAGLDRQPGVADVRVLGAIAVVEMDTAVDMEATTAAALAEGVWLRPFGRLIYAMPPFVSTTEQIDTITRALRSAASAAQSQPR, encoded by the coding sequence CTGCGTAGTAGCCAGGAACTTCTCGAGTTCGATCGGCGCCACATCTGGCACCCCTATGGCCCCATGCCTGCATCAGTGCAGAGCAGGCTGGTGACCCAGGCAGAGGGGGTGTATCTGCAACTCGCCGATGGCGCCGAAGTGATCGATGGCATGAGCTCGTGGTGGGCTGCCTGCCATGGCCACCGTCATCCCGCACTGGTGGCTGCTGCTCAGCGACAGATCGAGACTATGCCGCACGTAATGTTCGGCGGCCTTACTCACGCCCCCGCCATCAACGTGGCTAACAGTCTCGTAGAGCTCGCCCCAGACGGCTTGGACAAGGTGTTCTTCGCTGATTCTGGATCGGTCTCGGTGGAGGTCGCCATCAAAATGGCGTTGCAATACCAGCGCGGACAGGGCCATCCCGAGCGCACCGGCCTGCTCACATGGCGATCGGGCTATCACGGGGATACCTTCGGCGCAATGAGTGTGTGCGACCCCGAGGGTGGCATGCACGCGCTGTGGCACGGCGTTCTCGCCACCCAGCGTTTCGCGCCTGCACCACCGGTGCGGGATTGCGAGCCAGAAGAAACGCAGCGCTACCTCGAGGAGATGGAGCGGAATATCGACGCCACCACGGCGGCAATCATCATCGAACCGGTGGTGCAAGGCGCTGGCGGTATGCGTTTTCATGATCCCGCTCTGGTGGCGGGGATCCGCGAGCTGTGCGATCGCCACGACCTGGTGTTCATCGCCGATGAGATTGCCACCGGCTTCGGCCGCACCGGCGAGCTTTTTGCCACCAGTGGAGCCGGTGTGACTCCCGACATCATGTGCGTAGGCAAGGCTTTAACCGGCGGTTTCATGACCCTGGCTGCGGCGATGACCACCGAGAAGGTGGCGGCGGCAATCTCCAGCCCCGCCGGCGGTGGGGCGCTCATGCACGGGCCGACATTCATGGCCAACCCTCTGGCGTGTGCGGTGGCCCATGCGAGCGTGGAGTTAATTGCTTCCCGCTACTGGTGCGATACGGTGCCTCGCATCGAGGCTGAACTCACCACGGGGCTTGCTGGACTGGACAGGCAGCCTGGGGTGGCGGACGTGCGGGTGTTGGGTGCCATCGCTGTAGTAGAGATGGACACAGCCGTGGATATGGAGGCCACTACCGCGGCCGCTTTGGCTGAGGGAGTGTGGCTGCGGCCCTTCGGCCGGCTCATTTACGCCATGCCGCCATTTGTCTCCACCACAGAGCAGATAGACACCATCACTCGGGCGCTTCGTAGCGCCGCGAGCGCCGCCCAGTCTCAACCACGCTAG
- a CDS encoding sulfurtransferase codes for MNAVVSPSWLAERMSSNADNIVLLLAAMGRPRESYTVIPGSKLADIETEFSDTSDRRPHTAPEDVAAIFAQAGVSEETTVVVYDRHGIMVAPRIWWLARQAGIDNVKVLDGGLPAWTAAGFATEEISREQGLEWTTAEAAQLNTQPRDLFVGMDEVESALEAGRPVCDARSAGRFAGTEPEPREGVASGHMPGAVNIPFTSLLDDTQQLRSAEALAERFGEHNQDEELIMSCGSGVTACVLALAATEAGFTNLKVYDGSWSEWAHPNNNKPIEP; via the coding sequence ATGAACGCAGTAGTATCTCCCAGCTGGCTGGCTGAGCGTATGAGCTCGAATGCAGACAATATTGTGCTCCTTCTCGCGGCGATGGGGCGCCCGCGTGAGAGCTACACCGTCATCCCAGGCTCGAAACTTGCTGATATCGAGACCGAGTTTTCGGACACTAGTGATCGGCGCCCGCACACCGCGCCGGAGGATGTGGCGGCGATCTTCGCCCAGGCGGGTGTGAGTGAGGAAACGACCGTAGTGGTCTACGACCGGCACGGGATCATGGTTGCTCCGCGCATATGGTGGCTGGCCCGCCAAGCCGGTATTGACAACGTGAAGGTGCTCGACGGCGGTCTGCCGGCGTGGACGGCCGCGGGCTTTGCCACGGAAGAGATCTCCCGAGAGCAGGGCCTAGAGTGGACTACCGCCGAGGCTGCACAGCTGAATACTCAACCCCGCGATTTGTTCGTGGGGATGGACGAGGTGGAATCAGCCCTCGAGGCCGGTCGTCCGGTCTGTGATGCCCGCAGTGCCGGCCGCTTTGCTGGCACCGAGCCGGAGCCGCGGGAGGGTGTGGCCTCCGGCCATATGCCTGGTGCGGTCAACATTCCCTTCACCTCGCTTCTCGACGACACCCAGCAGCTTCGCAGCGCGGAGGCACTCGCGGAGCGCTTCGGTGAGCACAACCAGGATGAGGAGTTGATCATGAGCTGCGGATCGGGTGTGACCGCCTGCGTGTTGGCGCTCGCCGCCACCGAGGCTGGTTTCACCAACCTCAAGGTCTACGATGGCTCCTGGTCTGAGTGGGCACATCCGAACAACAACAAGCCGATCGAGCCCTAG
- the bioD gene encoding dethiobiotin synthase produces MAIIVITGTNTDVGKTYATAALAAVASDMGVAVTVVKPAQTGEPEGRGDLATVQQLCPAVEQVVEFARYPEPLAPNISARRAGMAHLELASTVENIAALDEPGRLVLVEGAGGLLVRIADEWTIADVAAGLSAPLLIVTSVGLGSLNLAELSVEAARARGIEVLGLIGGSVPKDPDLATRLNVDEFSVVTHCPYVASVPRGSARYEDETAVRALIADLTGSGDTLGGR; encoded by the coding sequence ATGGCCATCATTGTGATCACCGGAACTAACACCGATGTGGGGAAAACCTATGCCACCGCCGCGCTGGCCGCGGTGGCCAGCGACATGGGAGTAGCCGTTACCGTGGTGAAACCAGCCCAAACTGGGGAACCAGAAGGGCGAGGTGATCTAGCCACTGTGCAGCAGCTGTGTCCTGCAGTGGAGCAGGTGGTGGAATTCGCCCGCTATCCCGAGCCGCTCGCGCCCAATATCTCGGCCCGGCGCGCCGGTATGGCGCATCTCGAGCTGGCGTCCACCGTGGAGAACATCGCGGCGCTTGATGAGCCAGGCAGGCTGGTGTTGGTGGAGGGCGCCGGCGGGCTTTTGGTGCGGATCGCCGATGAGTGGACGATTGCGGATGTGGCCGCAGGTTTGTCGGCGCCGCTGCTCATCGTCACCTCGGTGGGGTTGGGCTCGTTAAATCTGGCCGAGTTGAGCGTGGAGGCTGCGCGGGCCCGCGGCATTGAGGTGTTGGGGCTTATTGGCGGTAGTGTGCCGAAGGATCCAGATCTGGCGACGCGGTTGAATGTGGATGAGTTTAGCGTCGTCACGCATTGCCCCTATGTGGCGAGTGTGCCCCGTGGTTCGGCGCGTTACGAGGATGAGACGGCGGTGCGCGCTCTGATAGCTGATCTGACCGGCAGCGGTGATACACTGGGCGGTCGATAA
- a CDS encoding ParA family protein yields MGEQGLFDKPEDEYGLTGRPLRTLPDPEPVKRHGPAHIISMVNQKGGVGKTTSTINLGACLAELGRKVLLVDLDPQGALTAGLGIAHDELDLTIYDVMLDSRSSILNAIHSTAMPGLDLVPANIDLSAAEIQLVNEVGREHTLGRALRPVRKDYDFIILDCQPSLGLLTVNALAASHGVIIPMECEYFSLRGLALLTDTVEKVRDRLNFDLEITGILVTMFDRRTSHAREVMSRVIEVFDDQVFDTVITRTVRFPETSVAGEPIIMWAPSSQGSQQYRQLAKEVIERSEV; encoded by the coding sequence GTGGGAGAGCAGGGATTGTTCGACAAGCCAGAGGACGAGTACGGCTTGACGGGGCGGCCCCTGCGTACGCTGCCCGATCCGGAGCCGGTGAAGCGGCACGGCCCAGCCCACATCATCTCGATGGTCAACCAGAAGGGCGGGGTGGGTAAAACCACCTCCACGATCAATCTGGGTGCCTGCCTCGCGGAGTTGGGGCGCAAGGTGCTGCTGGTGGACTTGGATCCGCAGGGGGCCCTGACCGCTGGACTGGGCATCGCTCACGATGAACTCGATTTGACGATCTACGATGTCATGCTGGACTCCCGCTCGTCGATCCTCAACGCCATCCACAGCACCGCCATGCCGGGCCTCGACTTGGTGCCTGCCAATATCGATCTCTCTGCGGCAGAAATTCAGTTGGTCAATGAGGTGGGGCGTGAGCACACCCTAGGCCGAGCCTTGCGCCCTGTGCGTAAGGATTATGACTTCATCATTCTGGACTGCCAGCCCTCGTTGGGCCTGCTCACCGTCAATGCCCTCGCGGCCTCCCATGGGGTTATCATCCCGATGGAATGCGAGTATTTCTCCCTGCGCGGGCTCGCGCTGTTGACAGACACTGTGGAGAAGGTGCGCGATCGCCTGAACTTTGACCTTGAGATCACGGGCATTTTGGTCACCATGTTCGACCGGCGCACCTCCCACGCCCGCGAGGTGATGTCGCGAGTGATCGAGGTGTTTGACGATCAGGTCTTTGACACCGTCATTACTCGCACAGTGCGCTTCCCCGAGACATCGGTGGCAGGCGAGCCGATTATCATGTGGGCGCCCAGCTCCCAAGGCTCGCAGCAATACCGCCAGTTGGCGAAGGAAGTCATTGAGCGCAGCGAAGTCTAG
- a CDS encoding segregation and condensation protein A has translation MADTTPLRASQEAIDASSQPEITGFQLSLHNFTGPFDLLLHLINRRTLDITEIALAEVTDEFISYTKQLGEVHDRLDETTEFVLIASTLLSLKAARLLPHSSEEEIDDAEILEMRDLLFARLLQYRAYKKVADLFAEWQRSAQRRYPRAVALEQHYAELLPPVHLGLDAEGFAQVAAGVFRPRPPEEVSTSHLHFQPVSVPEQAGKLLGLLKFMGVSQWASFTTLTADCGVSMEIVGRFLALLELYKAQALQVEQKEALGELRVAWTGKDVDPAVVAAANWS, from the coding sequence ATGGCCGACACCACGCCACTGCGGGCCTCTCAGGAGGCGATCGACGCCTCCTCCCAGCCGGAGATCACGGGCTTTCAGCTTAGTTTGCACAACTTCACCGGCCCCTTCGATCTGCTGTTGCACCTGATCAACCGGCGCACCCTCGATATCACTGAGATCGCCCTAGCTGAGGTGACCGACGAGTTCATCTCCTACACCAAGCAGCTCGGGGAGGTACACGATCGACTGGATGAGACCACCGAGTTCGTGCTCATAGCCTCCACACTGCTCAGCCTGAAAGCAGCTCGGCTGCTGCCGCACTCCTCGGAGGAGGAGATCGATGATGCCGAGATCCTCGAGATGCGGGATCTGCTCTTTGCCCGCCTGCTGCAATACCGCGCCTACAAGAAGGTGGCGGATCTCTTTGCCGAGTGGCAGCGTAGCGCGCAACGCCGCTATCCCCGCGCCGTGGCGCTCGAGCAGCACTATGCCGAGCTGTTGCCTCCCGTGCATCTGGGTCTCGATGCCGAGGGATTCGCTCAGGTGGCTGCGGGGGTGTTTCGTCCTCGTCCGCCCGAGGAGGTCTCCACTTCGCATCTGCACTTCCAGCCGGTGTCGGTGCCTGAGCAGGCCGGCAAGCTGTTGGGGCTTTTGAAGTTCATGGGCGTATCCCAGTGGGCCAGCTTCACCACCCTCACCGCGGACTGCGGGGTGAGCATGGAGATCGTTGGGCGCTTCCTCGCTTTGCTCGAGCTGTATAAAGCGCAGGCACTCCAGGTGGAACAGAAAGAAGCGCTAGGGGAGTTGCGGGTGGCTTGGACAGGCAAGGATGTAGATCCGGCCGTGGTGGCGGCCGCCAACTGGTCGTAG
- a CDS encoding copper transporter encodes MATSSGSASVAVAGVAFGVAAGVLLGTYALAPNLPGDSVGTLKSESSKKVDQLESQSKIAAAQADAADSVAQNVAEAVVQGTLTDTPVLVLRTHDAVGEDFDVINDLLEKAGASSAGSIKLDEKFFSPEGADKLKSIITNTLPAGAQLSEERMDPGYHAGEALAQALLRKPDSEEGRASDADRDALLEALKEAGYVDFDDGGFTPAAAVVILSGDSQDSEEGAVAAKNIAEFAEAMDGGEGATVLAGRYSAAAENGPVGIARDTAEIAETVTTVDSINRSYARMSVVLAVKQQLEGGSGAYGAAPNAEAAHPPSDGAPASGEVIDATDTAEDPADSGEQEAGAESEGENSDAGEGENAE; translated from the coding sequence ATGGCTACATCATCCGGATCAGCCTCTGTCGCTGTCGCTGGCGTCGCATTCGGTGTGGCGGCTGGTGTGCTCCTGGGAACCTACGCCTTGGCGCCGAATCTGCCGGGAGATAGCGTCGGCACGCTGAAGAGTGAAAGCTCGAAGAAAGTCGATCAGCTGGAATCCCAGTCTAAGATCGCCGCAGCGCAGGCTGATGCCGCCGACTCGGTAGCGCAGAACGTGGCCGAAGCTGTGGTTCAGGGCACCCTTACGGACACCCCTGTGCTGGTGCTACGCACCCATGATGCGGTGGGGGAAGACTTCGATGTGATCAATGACCTCCTCGAGAAGGCTGGTGCGAGCAGCGCTGGATCCATCAAACTGGACGAGAAATTCTTCAGCCCAGAGGGCGCCGACAAGCTGAAGTCCATCATTACTAACACCCTGCCTGCTGGCGCGCAGCTCTCAGAAGAACGCATGGATCCTGGCTACCACGCGGGCGAGGCCCTGGCCCAAGCGCTGCTTCGCAAGCCAGACAGCGAAGAAGGACGCGCTTCTGACGCCGATCGGGACGCCCTGCTCGAGGCGCTCAAAGAGGCCGGGTATGTGGATTTTGACGACGGTGGCTTTACGCCGGCAGCTGCGGTGGTGATTCTTAGCGGCGATAGCCAGGACTCCGAGGAAGGGGCCGTGGCCGCTAAGAACATTGCCGAATTTGCCGAGGCCATGGACGGCGGTGAGGGGGCGACCGTGCTGGCCGGACGCTACTCCGCAGCCGCAGAAAACGGCCCGGTGGGCATTGCCCGAGATACCGCGGAGATCGCCGAGACAGTCACCACCGTCGATTCCATCAATCGCTCTTATGCCCGCATGAGCGTGGTGCTGGCGGTGAAGCAGCAGCTTGAAGGCGGCAGCGGCGCCTATGGTGCGGCACCCAATGCGGAGGCCGCGCATCCGCCGAGCGACGGTGCACCTGCCAGCGGCGAGGTCATCGACGCCACCGACACCGCCGAGGACCCTGCAGACTCCGGTGAGCAGGAGGCCGGCGCCGAATCCGAAGGTGAGAACAGCGACGCCGGCGAGGGCGAGAACGCCGAGTAA
- the xerD gene encoding site-specific tyrosine recombinase XerD: MSPGSIAERWLVHLRVERGLSANTLSNYRRDVQRYLSWLEVHNVEDLAAVDAPMVEDFVADIRRGGLSVRSAARALSVVRGMHAFAVEDDAVAANVAKDVTPPSPPQHLPDTLSVAQVTAMLEAVPQDEHATVVDLRDLAVLELLYGTGARISEVVSLRIDDISGLERGALMLKGKGDKHRVVPVGGAARRAVEAYRVRARPALNTKGDHHLFLNQRGGALSRQSAWALVKRAAERAGIEASISPHTLRHSYATHLIEGGADVRVVQELLGHSSVTTTQIYTHISADALRESWAAAHPRAHEK, translated from the coding sequence ATGTCTCCAGGCTCGATCGCCGAGCGATGGTTGGTGCATCTGCGCGTGGAACGCGGGTTGAGCGCTAACACGCTGTCGAACTATCGCCGCGATGTGCAGCGCTATCTTTCCTGGCTTGAGGTGCACAACGTCGAGGACTTAGCGGCCGTAGATGCTCCCATGGTGGAAGACTTCGTGGCTGATATTCGCCGGGGTGGATTATCCGTGCGTTCCGCGGCACGAGCCTTGTCGGTAGTGCGCGGTATGCATGCTTTCGCGGTGGAGGACGATGCAGTGGCCGCGAATGTGGCTAAGGATGTGACGCCGCCCAGCCCGCCGCAGCACCTGCCCGATACGCTCAGCGTGGCGCAAGTGACGGCCATGTTGGAGGCAGTGCCGCAGGATGAGCACGCCACAGTGGTGGACCTGCGCGACCTAGCGGTGCTCGAGTTGCTGTATGGCACCGGCGCCCGCATCTCGGAGGTGGTGTCCTTGCGTATTGACGACATCTCTGGGCTCGAACGCGGCGCGCTCATGCTCAAAGGCAAGGGTGATAAACACCGCGTGGTGCCGGTAGGCGGTGCCGCCCGCCGGGCAGTGGAGGCCTATCGGGTGCGGGCGCGGCCAGCGCTGAACACCAAGGGGGATCATCACCTCTTTCTCAACCAGCGCGGCGGAGCCTTGTCGCGGCAGTCCGCGTGGGCGTTAGTCAAGCGTGCCGCCGAGCGAGCAGGTATTGAGGCGTCGATCTCGCCTCACACCTTGCGCCACAGCTACGCCACCCACCTGATCGAAGGCGGGGCGGACGTGCGTGTGGTGCAGGAGCTTTTGGGGCACTCATCGGTGACGACCACCCAGATCTACACCCACATTTCGGCGGATGCGTTGCGGGAGTCGTGGGCGGCTGCGCATCCGCGAGCCCACGAAAAGTAA
- the scpB gene encoding SMC-Scp complex subunit ScpB, whose product MTAHDNPHPEPVNALRARLEAIMLVIDAPVGVAQLARVLDTEAAEVEAELRAVAAEFDARGSGFDLRCSEEGWRLYTRADYAESVERFVLDGEKTRLTRAALETLAVVAYRQPVTRAQVAAVRGVNVDGVMRTLAQRGLIREVDPPEPSTGAHRYETTQLFLETLGIDDLSALPSLAPLLPDVESIEEQF is encoded by the coding sequence GTGACTGCTCACGATAATCCACACCCAGAGCCGGTGAATGCCTTGCGCGCACGCTTGGAAGCGATCATGCTGGTGATCGATGCGCCGGTTGGAGTCGCCCAGCTCGCCCGAGTGCTCGATACCGAAGCCGCGGAGGTGGAGGCCGAATTGCGCGCGGTGGCCGCCGAATTCGATGCTCGCGGCAGCGGTTTTGACCTTCGCTGCAGTGAGGAAGGCTGGCGGCTCTATACGCGCGCGGACTACGCAGAGAGCGTGGAGCGCTTCGTCCTAGACGGGGAGAAAACGAGGCTGACCCGCGCAGCCCTAGAAACCCTCGCGGTGGTGGCCTACCGCCAGCCGGTGACCCGCGCCCAAGTGGCTGCAGTGCGCGGGGTCAATGTGGATGGCGTGATGCGTACCTTGGCGCAGCGTGGGCTAATCCGCGAGGTTGACCCGCCAGAGCCGAGCACCGGTGCTCACCGTTACGAAACTACCCAGCTGTTCCTCGAAACCTTAGGGATCGACGATCTCAGCGCCCTGCCCTCCTTGGCACCTCTCCTACCGGATGTGGAATCCATCGAAGAACAGTTTTAG